GACGGCCAAGTTGTGGCCGCAGCTTCACGCTGGTGTGAGGAGGGGAGCTACCTGCGAGAGTTCGCAGTCAAGAACCGCCTGCCGAGCGTCGCCAAGATCATCAAAGGACAGTATGGAGGCCTTGGCGTCCCGACCCTACCAAGTCCTGGACTTCAGAGCACTGCTTTACTTGTGTCAGCAGGAAAAAGAAAGAAGATCATAGCTCAAGCCATCAAACTCAAAGAAGGAAGACGAATGGTCAGCGTTGGACCTCGAATAGCCATCCCCGAAACGTATAAAGGCTATTTTGAATTACTAAGCGAAGAAGGTCGCGCTGTACGATGTATCGAATCAGTATCAGAACTAGCTAGAAGGAAGCTAGACGACGGATGCCTTGTTAGAGAACCAGTTAGAGTAATTTGTGCTAAAACAGACTTAGATGGCAATGTAACAGCTGATGGAGCGAGAAATCTACCAGCTGGGGAGGTTATCATGCCTAGAGGAGAAACGTTCTTaggtaaaaataagtatttgaaaTGTACGGACTCCAAAGGAGACATGGTGCTCTTAAGTCTGGATCAAAGGGGGAAGTTCTCTGCTGTGGCTAAGGAAGAGAATATAAGTGGAGTGCATACAGCGAAGACTTTGTTGACCAAACGTTTGCCGATCACTGTGAGACTAGTGCATGGAACTCCACCACGAGGGCTGAAGAGCGCTAGTCACTTCGTTCCAGAACTAAGACTGCTGTCCATGTTTGAAGAAGACCATGTTTTTGCTCTCCCCTTCCCAAAGACGGTAATGCATTAGTAGCTCTTCCCTTAGCGGCGCCACTCAAAATGCAAAGATGCAAGAACGAGGATCAAATAAAGAACTTCATGGAATTTTCTAGATTAGTGGAAAAGTGTAATCGATTGTTAGTAGACGTTGTGGATCGAATACATGTGTTGGATGGAAAGTTAGGTGATCCTAAAAGGCTTCTGAATGGACCTCTCCACGCCCCACCTTTAGTCAAAACTGGTTACTTCCTAAGACGCAGTGCGTCATCAGACACAGCGAACCAACACAAACAGATGTCCCGCCACAACCACATCTACAGTAGTCATCGAGACGAGAACAGTATCCCAGACGAATATGATGAAATAGACCAAATTTACGACTATGTCAGAGGATTTGCGCCTCTACCTAAGAATATAAAAGCATCATATTCGAATGAACCGTCTCCAAGACACGAATCCGCTCCATCATCGCCTGCAGCAACTCCTATTCACATGCCTTTAATCACAGAAATTAAACCAGAACCACCGCCGATAGAGACGATACCGACAAAGAAGCCATTGAACATTCAGAAGGCAGAGAAGAGGACGAGGAAGGCACCAACACCGATCAAAGAAACCCCAGTCACTGTTTATAAGGAGAAATGTTCCATAGCTCCAGCGGCAAATCTTCCAAAACTGTACATCAAGAATAGTGTGAACAACAGTAAGAATAGAATGGTCTTCCGTCAAAAGAGTACTTCGCCGACTAAAGAGGCACCTAGTCCAGTAGCTAGTCCGATACGACCGATCAAAGGTGACTCCCCAATCTTCAATATAAGGTATAAGAGTCTATCGAACATCCACCAAGCCATGGAATTGGATGGTACTTTAGATTCGAGCCATTCTGGAGGAAGGACGTCTGGGGATTCTGGTAATGGTCCCAAGTTGCCTGAAAAACGGTCTAGAAAGTTAAGCAGGCCGAAGTCATTGACGAATCTAGTTTGGGAGCTGAAGGGATGTCCTGATCCGGAGAAACCTAAGTCTAGAGTAAAGAATGAAAGCTACAAGAAGATTGGTAACAAATTGTCTTTGGGAGCTCAGAAAAGGGTGCCGACGTTGTATCTTTAGATTTTGGTAAGttcaacttaattattttttataacttttattccAAAATATAGATAAAGTTAACCAATAGAATGAGCGCATTGCTAAACATAAGATATATCCTAGATtccagattttattataacaactaAATTTCGAAAATCGACTTTTACCCTACTTttgccggagctgcggactgtttactgggttactggggct
This genomic interval from Spodoptera frugiperda isolate SF20-4 chromosome 14, AGI-APGP_CSIRO_Sfru_2.0, whole genome shotgun sequence contains the following:
- the LOC118279218 gene encoding LOW QUALITY PROTEIN: uncharacterized protein LOC118279218 (The sequence of the model RefSeq protein was modified relative to this genomic sequence to represent the inferred CDS: deleted 2 bases in 1 codon); translation: MAATDGQVVAAASRWCEEGSYLREFAVKNRLPSVAKIIKGQYGGLGVPTLPSPGLQSTALLVSAGKRKKIIAQAIKLKEGRRMVSVGPRIAIPETYKGYFELLSEEGRAVRCIESVSELARRKLDDGCLVREPVRVICAKTDLDGNVTADGARNLPAGEVIMPRGETFLGKNKYLKCTDSKGDMVLLSLDQRGKFSAVAKEENISGVHTAKTLLTKRLPITVRLVHGTPPRGLKSASHFVPELRLLSMFEEDHVFALPFPKTVALVALPLAAPLKMQRCKNEDQIKNFMEFSRLVEKCNRLLVDVVDRIHVLDGKLGDPKRLLNGPLHAPPLVKTGYFLRRSASSDTANQHKQMSRHNHIYSSHRDENSIPDEYDEIDQIYDYVRGFAPLPKNIKASYSNEPSPRHESAPSSPAATPIHMPLITEIKPEPPPIETIPTKKPLNIQKAEKRTRKAPTPIKETPVTVYKEKCSIAPAANLPKLYIKNSVNNSKNRMVFRQKSTSPTKEAPSPVASPIRPIKGDSPIFNIRYKSLSNIHQAMELDGTLDSSHSGGRTSGDSGNGPKLPEKRSRKLSRPKSLTNLVWELKGCPDPEKPKSRVKNESYKKIGNKLSLGAQKRVPTLYL